The Salvia splendens isolate huo1 chromosome 21, SspV2, whole genome shotgun sequence genome includes a window with the following:
- the LOC121783952 gene encoding uncharacterized protein LOC121783952 gives MAPNMDNNFLQKHNNNNQKPSRLSMEGLQRTISDISFELMSQEALAVPEKPAPPLPTISEVEDAKCECCGMLEECTPQYVKKVRGTYGQMICGLCSEAVKEEMEKNGGKREEALHAHVSVCARFNRLGRAYPVLCQAEVMRDILRKNRAKSLSPRDKGGTNQRGGIARSSSCIPAITKEINDWKKA, from the coding sequence ATGGCACCCAATATGGACAACAACTTTCTCCAAAAGCACAACAACAACAATCAGAAGCCTTCGAGGCTCTCAATGGAGGGCCTCCAACGCACGATCTCTGACATCTCGTTCGAGCTCATGAGCCAGGAAGCCCTAGCCGTCCCAGAGAAGCCCGCCCCGCCCTTGCCCACGATCTCAGAGGTCGAGGACGCAAAGTGCGAGTGCTGCGGGATGTTAGAGGAGTGCACCCCGCAGTACGTGAAGAAAGTGCGTGGGACCTATGGCCAGATGATATGTGGGCTCTGCTCAGAGGCGGTGAAggaggagatggagaagaaCGGCGGGAAGAGAGAGGAGGCCCTACATGCGCATGTGAGCGTGTGCGCTAGGTTTAACCGCCTTGGCAGAGCATACCCAGTGCTCTGCCAGGCGGAGGTAATGAGAGACATTTTGAGGAAAAATCGGGCAAAATCACTTAGCCCTAGGGATAAGGGAGGCACGAATCAAAGGGGGGGAATTGCTAGGAGTTCGAGCTGCATACCGGCAATTACTAAGGAGATTAATGATTGGAAGAAGGCCTAG